A portion of the Chelmon rostratus isolate fCheRos1 chromosome 15, fCheRos1.pri, whole genome shotgun sequence genome contains these proteins:
- the LOC121618218 gene encoding probable histone deacetylase 1-B isoform X2 — MALTSQGTKKKVCYYYDGDVGNYYYGQGHPMKPHRIRMTHNLLLNYGLYRKMEIYRPHKASGEEMTKYHSDDYIKFLRSIRPDNMSEYSKQMQRFNVGEDCPVFDGLFEFCQLSGGGSVAGAVKLNKQQTDIAINWAGGLHHAKKSEASGFCYVNDIVLAILELLKYHQRVLYIDIDIHHGDGVEEAFYTTDRVMTVSFHKYGEYFPGTGDLRDIGAGKGKYYAVNYPLRDGIDDESYEAIFKPIMAKVMEMYQPSAVVLQCGADSLSGDRLGCFNLTIKGHAKCVEYMKSFNLPLLMLGGGGYTIRNVARCWTYETAVALDTSIPNELPYNDYFEYFGPDFKLHISPSNMTNQNTNDYLEKIKQRLFENLRMLPHAPGVQMQAIPEDAVQEDSGDEEEDDPNKRISIRAHDKRIACEEEFSDSEDEGEGGRRNAANFKKVKRAKTEGEKEGEEKEKKEVKEEEKVPEEEKMDTSKPKEESKTP; from the exons ATGGCGCTTACTTCCCaaggaacaaagaaaaaagtttgcTACTACTATGACG GTGATGTTGGAAATTACTACTACGGTCAGGGCCATCCCATGAAGCCCCACCGAATCCGCATGACTCACAACCTGTTGCTCAACTATGGCCTCTACAGAAAAATGGAGATATAT CGTCCACACAAAGCCAGCGGAGAGGAGATGACCAAGTACCACAGCGACGACTACATCAAATTCCTGCGTTCAATTCGACCGGACAACATGTCAGAGTACAGCAAACAAATGCAGAGAT TTAATGTGGGAGAGGACTGTCCGGTGTTTGATGGTTTATTTGAGTTCTGCCAGCTCTCAGGAGGGGGCTCCGTAG CTGGTGCAGTGAAgttgaacaaacagcagacagacattgCTATCAACTGGGCTGGAGGCCTGCATCACGCCAAGAAGTCTGAGGCCTCAGGTTTTTGCTACGTCAACGACATTGTGCTGGCTATTCTGGAGCTACTGAA ATACCACCAGAGAGTTCTGTACATAGATATTGACATCCATCATGGGGACGGTGTGGAGGAGGCTTTCTACACCACAGACCGTGTTATGACAGTCTCCTTCCACAAGTATGGAGAGTACTTCCCTGGCACTGGCGACCTGAGG GACATTGGTGCTGGGAAGGGTAAATACTACGCTGTGAATTACCCACTGAGGGATGGGATTGACGATGAGTCATATGAAGCCATATTTAAACCT atcATGGCTAAGGTGATGGAGATGTACCAACCCAGTGCAGTGGTTCTGCAGTGTGGAGCTGATTCTCTGTCAGGAGACAGGCTTGGTTGCTTTAACCTCACCATCAAAG GCCATGCCAAGTGTGTGGAGTACATGAAGAGTTTCAACTTGCCACTGCTAATGCTGGGTGGAGGAGGCTACACCATCCGTAATGTGGCACGCTGCTGGACGTATGAGACTGCTGTAGCCCTTGATACCTCCATCCCCAATG AGCTCCCGTACAACGACTACTTTGAGTACTTCGGACCAGATTTCAAGCTGCACATCAGCCCCTCGAACATGACCAATCAGAACACCAATGACTACCTGGAGAAGATCAA GCAGCGCTTGTTTGAGAACCTGCGTATGCTGCCCCATGCCCCGGGAGTTCAGATGCAGGCCATCCCTGAGGATGCTGTACAGGAGGACAGtggagatgaggaagaggatgaccCCAACAAACGCATCTCCA TCCGTGCTCACGACAAGAGGATAGCGTGCGAGGAGGAGTTCTCTGACTCAGAGGATGAAGGCGAAGGAGGCCGCAGAAATGCAGCCAACTTCAAGAAAGTCAAGAGAGCCAAAACcgaaggagagaaagagggagaagaaaaggagaagaaag
- the LOC121618218 gene encoding probable histone deacetylase 1-B isoform X1 — translation MALTSQGTKKKVCYYYDGDVGNYYYGQGHPMKPHRIRMTHNLLLNYGLYRKMEIYRPHKASGEEMTKYHSDDYIKFLRSIRPDNMSEYSKQMQRFNVGEDCPVFDGLFEFCQLSGGGSVAGAVKLNKQQTDIAINWAGGLHHAKKSEASGFCYVNDIVLAILELLKYHQRVLYIDIDIHHGDGVEEAFYTTDRVMTVSFHKYGEYFPGTGDLRDIGAGKGKYYAVNYPLRDGIDDESYEAIFKPIMAKVMEMYQPSAVVLQCGADSLSGDRLGCFNLTIKGHAKCVEYMKSFNLPLLMLGGGGYTIRNVARCWTYETAVALDTSIPNELPYNDYFEYFGPDFKLHISPSNMTNQNTNDYLEKIKQRLFENLRMLPHAPGVQMQAIPEDAVQEDSGDEEEDDPNKRISIRAHDKRIACEEEFSDSEDEGEGGRRNAANFKKVKRAKTEGEKEGEEKEKKGEEETKEVKEEEKVPEEEKMDTSKPKEESKTP, via the exons ATGGCGCTTACTTCCCaaggaacaaagaaaaaagtttgcTACTACTATGACG GTGATGTTGGAAATTACTACTACGGTCAGGGCCATCCCATGAAGCCCCACCGAATCCGCATGACTCACAACCTGTTGCTCAACTATGGCCTCTACAGAAAAATGGAGATATAT CGTCCACACAAAGCCAGCGGAGAGGAGATGACCAAGTACCACAGCGACGACTACATCAAATTCCTGCGTTCAATTCGACCGGACAACATGTCAGAGTACAGCAAACAAATGCAGAGAT TTAATGTGGGAGAGGACTGTCCGGTGTTTGATGGTTTATTTGAGTTCTGCCAGCTCTCAGGAGGGGGCTCCGTAG CTGGTGCAGTGAAgttgaacaaacagcagacagacattgCTATCAACTGGGCTGGAGGCCTGCATCACGCCAAGAAGTCTGAGGCCTCAGGTTTTTGCTACGTCAACGACATTGTGCTGGCTATTCTGGAGCTACTGAA ATACCACCAGAGAGTTCTGTACATAGATATTGACATCCATCATGGGGACGGTGTGGAGGAGGCTTTCTACACCACAGACCGTGTTATGACAGTCTCCTTCCACAAGTATGGAGAGTACTTCCCTGGCACTGGCGACCTGAGG GACATTGGTGCTGGGAAGGGTAAATACTACGCTGTGAATTACCCACTGAGGGATGGGATTGACGATGAGTCATATGAAGCCATATTTAAACCT atcATGGCTAAGGTGATGGAGATGTACCAACCCAGTGCAGTGGTTCTGCAGTGTGGAGCTGATTCTCTGTCAGGAGACAGGCTTGGTTGCTTTAACCTCACCATCAAAG GCCATGCCAAGTGTGTGGAGTACATGAAGAGTTTCAACTTGCCACTGCTAATGCTGGGTGGAGGAGGCTACACCATCCGTAATGTGGCACGCTGCTGGACGTATGAGACTGCTGTAGCCCTTGATACCTCCATCCCCAATG AGCTCCCGTACAACGACTACTTTGAGTACTTCGGACCAGATTTCAAGCTGCACATCAGCCCCTCGAACATGACCAATCAGAACACCAATGACTACCTGGAGAAGATCAA GCAGCGCTTGTTTGAGAACCTGCGTATGCTGCCCCATGCCCCGGGAGTTCAGATGCAGGCCATCCCTGAGGATGCTGTACAGGAGGACAGtggagatgaggaagaggatgaccCCAACAAACGCATCTCCA TCCGTGCTCACGACAAGAGGATAGCGTGCGAGGAGGAGTTCTCTGACTCAGAGGATGAAGGCGAAGGAGGCCGCAGAAATGCAGCCAACTTCAAGAAAGTCAAGAGAGCCAAAACcgaaggagagaaagagggagaagaaaaggagaagaaaggtgaggaggaaacaaaag